The following proteins are co-located in the Trichormus variabilis 0441 genome:
- a CDS encoding glycoside hydrolase has product MTHPLYVAFIWHQHQPLYKSPGSSLSVPSSQQYRLPWVRLHGTKDYLDLILILEKYPKLHQTVNLVPSLILQLEDYIAGTAFDPYLKASLTPTEQLTQQQREFIIQHFFDANHHTLIDPHPRYAELYYQRQEKGPAWCLANWQLADYSDLLAWHNLAWIDPLFWDDPEIAAWLQQGRNFTLGDRQRIYSKQRDILSRIIPQHRKMQESGQLEVTTTPYTHPILPLLADTNSGRVAVPNMALPESRFQWSEDIPRHLRKAWELYTERFGQEPKGLWPSEQSVSPDILPYIIKQGFQWICSDEAVLGWTLKHFFHRDGAGNVQQPELLYRPYRLATPAGDLAIVFRDHRLSDLIGFTYGAMPAKQAAADLVGHLQAIAKMQRERPSEQPWLVTIALDGENCWEFYPQDGKPFLEALYQSLSNESHIKLVTVSEFIEEFPATATIPAEQLHSGSWVDGSFTTWIGDPAKNRAWDYLTEARIMLANHPEATEENNPEAWEALYAAEGSDWFWWFGEGHSSNQDAIFDQLFREHLCGIYKALNEPIPAYLKNPVEVHAARADHSPEGFIHPVIDGRGDEQDWDKAGRIEIGGARGTMHNSSIVQRLWYGVDHLNFYLRVDFKSGVTPGHGLPPELNLLWFYPDRTMHNSPIPLADVPDTAPLNYLFHHHLEINLLTQSIQFREAAENYQWHPRFSRAQVALENCLEVAIPWADLQVPPDYPLRLILVLADEGRFSKYLPEDTLIPIEVP; this is encoded by the coding sequence CCTTTCCGTGCCTTCTAGTCAGCAATATCGCCTGCCTTGGGTGCGCTTACATGGTACAAAAGATTATTTAGATTTAATACTAATTTTGGAAAAGTATCCAAAATTACATCAAACAGTAAACTTAGTTCCTTCCTTAATTCTGCAACTGGAAGATTATATTGCTGGTACAGCGTTTGACCCTTACCTCAAAGCCAGTCTGACACCAACTGAGCAACTGACTCAGCAACAACGAGAGTTTATCATTCAGCACTTTTTTGATGCTAATCACCACACCTTGATTGACCCTCACCCTCGTTACGCCGAGTTGTACTATCAAAGGCAGGAAAAAGGGCCGGCTTGGTGTTTGGCGAATTGGCAATTAGCAGATTACAGCGACTTGTTGGCGTGGCACAATTTGGCATGGATAGACCCACTGTTTTGGGATGATCCAGAAATTGCGGCTTGGTTACAGCAGGGGCGTAACTTTACCTTAGGCGATCGCCAGCGCATTTATTCCAAACAACGTGATATTCTCAGCCGCATTATTCCTCAGCACCGGAAAATGCAGGAATCTGGGCAATTAGAAGTTACCACCACGCCCTACACTCACCCGATTTTGCCTTTGTTAGCTGACACTAATTCTGGTCGGGTGGCTGTGCCAAATATGGCATTACCTGAGTCCCGGTTTCAGTGGTCAGAAGATATTCCTCGTCATTTGAGAAAAGCTTGGGAACTATATACAGAAAGATTTGGGCAGGAACCCAAGGGCTTATGGCCGTCCGAACAGTCAGTTAGTCCAGATATATTACCGTATATTATCAAACAAGGATTTCAGTGGATTTGCTCAGATGAAGCAGTCTTAGGGTGGACACTGAAACACTTCTTTCATCGGGATGGGGCAGGGAATGTACAGCAGCCAGAACTGTTATATCGACCTTATCGCCTAGCAACTCCAGCCGGAGATTTGGCAATTGTCTTCCGTGACCACAGATTATCAGATTTAATAGGCTTTACCTATGGGGCAATGCCCGCCAAACAGGCAGCCGCTGACCTGGTGGGACACCTACAAGCGATCGCCAAAATGCAACGAGAACGGCCAAGCGAACAGCCTTGGTTAGTGACTATCGCCTTAGATGGCGAAAACTGCTGGGAATTTTACCCCCAAGATGGCAAACCATTCCTAGAAGCTTTATATCAAAGTTTAAGTAACGAATCCCATATCAAACTCGTTACCGTCTCCGAATTTATCGAGGAATTTCCCGCCACAGCCACTATTCCCGCAGAACAACTACATAGCGGTTCTTGGGTTGATGGTAGCTTTACCACCTGGATTGGTGATCCTGCCAAAAACCGGGCTTGGGATTACCTCACCGAAGCGAGAATCATGTTGGCAAATCATCCCGAAGCAACAGAAGAAAATAACCCCGAAGCTTGGGAAGCTTTATATGCTGCCGAAGGTTCAGACTGGTTTTGGTGGTTTGGTGAAGGACATTCCTCAAATCAAGATGCCATTTTTGACCAATTGTTTCGAGAACATTTGTGTGGCATCTATAAAGCTTTGAATGAACCCATACCCGCATATCTCAAGAATCCAGTGGAGGTTCATGCAGCCAGAGCAGATCATTCTCCTGAAGGCTTCATTCATCCTGTAATTGATGGCAGAGGAGATGAGCAAGATTGGGACAAAGCTGGACGGATAGAAATTGGTGGGGCGAGGGGGACAATGCACAACAGCAGCATAGTTCAGCGCCTATGGTATGGGGTAGATCACCTGAATTTCTATTTGCGAGTAGATTTTAAAAGCGGTGTTACCCCTGGACATGGTTTGCCCCCAGAGTTAAACCTGTTGTGGTTTTATCCAGATCGAACAATGCACAATAGTCCGATTCCTTTAGCTGATGTGCCGGACACAGCCCCACTTAATTATCTATTCCATCATCATTTGGAAATTAACTTGCTGACCCAATCAATTCAGTTTCGGGAAGCAGCAGAAAATTATCAATGGCATCCCCGTTTCAGCCGCGCTCAAGTCGCCTTAGAAAATTGTTTAGAAGTGGCGATACCCTGGGCAGATTTGCAAGTTCCGCCAGATTATCCTCTGCGGCTAATTCTAGTACTTGCTGATGAGGGACGTTTTAGTAAATATTTACCAGAAGATACTTTAATTCCGATTGAAGTGCCGTAA